One genomic window of Caballeronia sp. SBC1 includes the following:
- a CDS encoding DoxX family protein translates to MDLINLVAAPLIARVCLVVMFPFSGLDKIVHWKEALQQADSSFLPGGSVLLALAIVVEFVTPVCIVVGWHDRLAAFVLAGFCAITALLYHPFWKYPHFWSKAGDGHSHFWDFLKNFGLAGGLLLLVVGGVPLSASVIVAQPLSSAPYAASAAAASAPASDTP, encoded by the coding sequence ATGGATCTTATCAACCTGGTCGCCGCCCCGCTGATCGCACGCGTGTGCCTCGTCGTCATGTTTCCCTTCAGCGGTCTCGACAAGATCGTGCATTGGAAAGAAGCGCTGCAGCAAGCCGATTCATCGTTCTTGCCCGGCGGCTCAGTGCTATTGGCGCTGGCGATCGTGGTGGAGTTCGTGACACCGGTCTGCATCGTGGTGGGTTGGCACGATCGCCTTGCCGCCTTCGTTCTCGCAGGGTTTTGCGCGATCACGGCCCTGCTCTATCACCCGTTCTGGAAATACCCGCACTTCTGGTCCAAAGCCGGCGACGGCCACAGTCACTTCTGGGACTTCCTGAAGAACTTCGGGCTGGCGGGTGGTCTGCTTCTCCTGGTTGTCGGCGGCGTCCCTCTGAGTGCGTCAGTTATCGTCGCGCAACCGCTCTCGTCGGCGCCTTATGCAGCGTCGGCTGCAGCTGCTTCAGCTCCTGCTTCCGACACTCCGTGA
- a CDS encoding cupin domain-containing protein: protein MPESTQPASVLAQPGSGHDSPKVTYWHLWSDKHGVSHQTHCELDRFELKGVGNAAPQWNDPQPRTDTTVVFTVLPVDWVGEWHENPAPQWIVPISGRWWVESMDGTRVEMGPGDLSLGEDQRSIADGEKRKGHRSGTIGDQPAVLMTVQLHVEPVHRPGHFR from the coding sequence ATGCCTGAATCCACCCAACCTGCCTCGGTGCTGGCTCAGCCTGGCAGCGGACACGACAGTCCAAAAGTCACCTATTGGCACCTGTGGAGCGACAAACACGGCGTCAGTCACCAGACACATTGCGAACTCGACCGCTTCGAATTGAAGGGCGTGGGTAACGCCGCGCCGCAATGGAACGATCCGCAACCGAGGACCGACACCACCGTAGTGTTCACAGTTCTGCCGGTCGACTGGGTTGGAGAGTGGCACGAAAACCCGGCGCCGCAATGGATCGTGCCGATTTCAGGCCGCTGGTGGGTCGAATCGATGGATGGCACGCGTGTTGAGATGGGCCCTGGGGACCTGTCCCTCGGTGAAGATCAGCGCAGTATCGCCGATGGTGAAAAGCGCAAAGGGCACCGGTCTGGCACGATCGGCGATCAACCGGCGGTCCTCATGACAGTCCAGCTTCACGTCGAGCCGGTGCATCGGCCGGGGCACTTTCGCTAG
- a CDS encoding SMP-30/gluconolactonase/LRE family protein translates to MDFEIVDSRFKAMVLPNAPLEKLGEGFRWLEGPVWFADFDCLLFSDLPNDRIMRWTESGGISVFRQPSGFANGHTRDRQGRLIGCSHRHRCITRTELDGSITVLADRYQGKRLNSPNDVIVKSDGTIWFSDPPYGIQTDYEGGKQAAELPAFVYRLVPEIGTLTVVSEAFTGPNGLCFSPDESLLYVSESGLQFDSSPVQHISVIDLADGGARCSEPRLFHKVEPGFADGFRCDEEGNLWTSAADGVHCVAPSGDLLGKIRVPSTVSNLTFGGRNRSRLFICASHTLFAVYTNRRGAQRP, encoded by the coding sequence ATGGATTTCGAGATTGTCGACTCACGCTTTAAGGCGATGGTTCTACCGAACGCCCCGCTCGAAAAGCTCGGCGAGGGCTTCAGATGGCTCGAGGGACCTGTATGGTTCGCCGATTTCGATTGTTTGCTGTTCAGCGACTTGCCAAACGACCGCATCATGCGCTGGACCGAGTCGGGAGGCATCAGCGTCTTTCGCCAGCCCTCCGGCTTCGCCAACGGTCACACGCGTGACCGACAAGGACGCCTGATCGGATGCTCGCATCGTCACCGGTGCATCACGCGAACGGAACTGGACGGCAGCATCACGGTGTTGGCCGACCGATATCAAGGCAAACGACTCAATTCACCGAACGACGTCATCGTAAAGAGCGACGGTACGATCTGGTTCTCCGATCCACCATACGGCATCCAGACTGACTATGAGGGTGGCAAACAAGCCGCAGAGCTGCCCGCCTTCGTGTACCGTCTGGTGCCTGAAATTGGAACATTGACCGTCGTATCGGAAGCTTTCACAGGACCCAATGGACTGTGTTTTTCCCCGGACGAATCTCTTCTATACGTTTCGGAAAGCGGCTTGCAGTTCGACTCATCGCCGGTGCAGCACATCAGCGTCATAGACCTTGCTGATGGCGGCGCACGCTGCTCGGAACCCCGTTTGTTTCATAAGGTCGAGCCGGGCTTCGCCGACGGGTTTCGTTGCGACGAGGAAGGCAACCTGTGGACGAGCGCCGCGGACGGCGTGCACTGCGTCGCGCCGTCGGGAGACTTGCTCGGAAAGATACGGGTGCCGTCTACGGTCTCGAACCTGACGTTTGGCGGCCGAAATCGAAGTCGGCTGTTTATCTGCGCCTCGCATACGCTTTTTGCGGTCTATACCAACCGGCGAGGGGCTCAGCGGCCATGA
- a CDS encoding VOC family protein, whose amino-acid sequence MNVGHVNRIVQISRNVTELGRSVAFYQERLGFQPSGPVFRMEDALVDLLGFGHHAVNVQRLRLGTQELELVEAGPHARPYPLNSTSADLWFQHFAICCNNIQNAVRQLYRPDSTSVLPAAISGRPGVVHSPIRLPANSGGATAFKFRDPDGHPVELIQFPGDTGARQAFNGKIDHSAISISNVEASVDFYTGILGLTVGTHQTNSGHEQGILDALHDAVVEVVALRTFPQMSPHIELLGYRSPVGTALRHVASPTDIASDRLVLHLNGLRGVVAALNASSQVVRLVSHESAALIRDPDGHLLMLIE is encoded by the coding sequence ATGAACGTCGGACACGTCAATCGCATTGTGCAAATCAGCCGCAACGTTACGGAACTGGGCCGCAGCGTTGCTTTCTACCAAGAACGCCTCGGCTTTCAGCCAAGTGGCCCGGTGTTCAGGATGGAAGATGCGTTGGTCGATCTGCTCGGCTTCGGACACCACGCAGTGAACGTGCAGCGCTTGCGACTTGGGACGCAAGAACTCGAACTCGTGGAAGCCGGTCCGCACGCGCGCCCATACCCGCTAAACAGCACGTCGGCTGACCTCTGGTTTCAGCATTTCGCGATATGTTGCAATAACATCCAAAACGCAGTTCGGCAGCTTTATCGACCCGACAGCACATCTGTCTTGCCGGCAGCGATATCTGGTCGACCAGGCGTGGTCCACTCGCCGATACGGTTACCGGCGAACAGTGGCGGCGCCACGGCTTTCAAGTTCCGCGATCCCGACGGCCATCCGGTAGAATTGATCCAGTTTCCCGGCGATACCGGTGCGCGGCAGGCTTTTAACGGCAAAATAGATCACTCCGCGATCAGCATATCCAATGTTGAAGCGAGCGTTGATTTCTATACCGGCATTTTGGGTCTGACGGTCGGTACTCATCAGACAAATTCGGGACACGAGCAAGGAATCCTCGACGCCTTGCATGATGCAGTGGTCGAAGTGGTTGCACTTCGGACGTTTCCGCAAATGTCGCCTCACATCGAACTTCTCGGCTATCGCAGTCCGGTTGGAACCGCGCTCAGGCACGTTGCCAGCCCCACCGACATCGCGAGCGACAGGCTAGTCTTGCATTTGAATGGTTTGCGCGGTGTCGTGGCGGCACTAAACGCTTCGTCTCAAGTTGTCAGACTGGTTTCGCATGAATCAGCGGCGCTGATTCGCGACCCCGATGGTCACCTTCTCATGCTGATCGAGTAA
- a CDS encoding SMP-30/gluconolactonase/LRE family protein has product MEIEVVLNAGATIGESPTWSSAEEALYWIDVKKPALYRYDPATGNQRTWPMPSDIGAFALVSDPPGAVVALRQGIYRLDFASGSLTRLTLPPFDPALFRFNEGACDSTGRFWIGVMFDPLDHAAPSQKSSLHSFTLAGGLRPEADISELHNGMAWSPDGHLFYLAHSQTKEVFAFPFDPVKGRLGARDLFVRIPAMLGLPDGAAVDSQGGYWCALHGGSRLRRYTATGVVDRDIALPVSQPTMCAFAGGALDVLYVTSSTDKLTLEQRQSEPLAGSLLRLRPGETGIVRPCMLN; this is encoded by the coding sequence ATGGAGATCGAAGTAGTCCTGAATGCAGGTGCGACCATTGGGGAATCGCCAACCTGGTCCTCCGCGGAGGAAGCGCTTTATTGGATCGATGTGAAGAAGCCCGCGCTTTATCGCTATGATCCGGCAACCGGAAACCAGCGGACTTGGCCTATGCCGAGCGATATCGGCGCTTTTGCCCTCGTTAGCGACCCGCCAGGCGCCGTAGTCGCGCTCCGGCAGGGAATCTACCGACTCGATTTTGCATCCGGATCGCTCACGCGGCTCACGCTGCCGCCCTTTGATCCGGCTTTGTTCCGCTTCAACGAGGGTGCCTGCGACAGTACCGGCCGCTTCTGGATAGGCGTCATGTTTGACCCGCTGGATCACGCCGCTCCATCCCAAAAATCTTCCCTGCATAGCTTCACTCTGGCCGGTGGCCTGCGTCCCGAAGCGGATATTTCCGAACTGCACAACGGTATGGCGTGGAGCCCGGACGGTCACTTGTTTTATCTGGCGCATAGCCAAACGAAAGAGGTATTCGCCTTCCCGTTCGACCCGGTAAAGGGGCGGCTGGGTGCCCGCGATCTCTTCGTTCGCATCCCGGCGATGCTTGGCCTCCCTGATGGCGCGGCCGTCGACAGCCAGGGCGGGTATTGGTGTGCATTGCACGGCGGGAGCCGTTTGCGGCGTTACACGGCAACGGGCGTGGTCGATCGGGACATTGCGCTGCCGGTGAGCCAACCGACTATGTGCGCATTCGCAGGCGGGGCACTCGACGTGCTGTACGTGACAAGTTCCACAGACAAGCTCACGTTGGAGCAGCGGCAGAGCGAGCCGCTTGCTGGCTCTCTGCTGCGCCTTCGGCCTGGCGAGACGGGTATTGTCCGGCCTTGCATGCTCAACTGA
- a CDS encoding DUF2934 domain-containing protein, with protein MENSTVEDRIRKLAYELWQEDGEMEGCADEYWRQARKFVEAETASDGVEKSCVSEESDPHGPQNMLNLDSSQHC; from the coding sequence ATGGAAAATTCAACCGTTGAAGACCGCATTCGGAAGCTCGCTTATGAGCTCTGGCAGGAAGATGGGGAAATGGAAGGATGCGCCGATGAATATTGGCGCCAAGCCCGGAAGTTCGTTGAAGCGGAGACAGCGAGTGACGGTGTCGAAAAGAGTTGTGTATCGGAAGAGTCGGATCCACATGGGCCGCAAAACATGCTCAATTTGGATAGTTCGCAACATTGTTGA
- a CDS encoding cytochrome c, translating to MARFRGVVMLLLALGVTAAVGVAETAHGQRAESSPQVAPADDAALVARGEYLAKTADCAGCHTAPKGGVPFAGGLGLASPFGTIVSSNITPDKEYGIGSYSYEDFARTLREGVARGGKHLYPAMPYPSYSKITDEDMRSLYAYFMQGVEPAHTQPPATRLPFPFNQRWVLVFWNLAFAPNGVYEPRNGRDAQWNRGAYLVQSVGHCGACHTPRGPAYEERAYTDSSGAYLTGGANDHWFAPNLTADPGSGLGRVSAEDIASFLRGGHGGGLVTFGSMVQVVEDSTQYMSDDDLNAIARYLKSLPAQQRSGAYEPNSRGAQQGVEAMRTGAVQRPGAGIFLSFCAKCHQTDGSGKPLRYPKLAGNPTVLASDPTSLMRLLVEGGSSPDTNGGPKREKMPAFATKLTSEEMAQVLTFVRSTWGNNAAPVTTRQVMSLREEIHK from the coding sequence ATGGCTCGATTTCGAGGGGTCGTCATGTTGTTGCTGGCGCTTGGCGTTACCGCAGCCGTCGGTGTCGCCGAGACCGCGCACGGCCAACGCGCAGAAAGCAGTCCTCAGGTTGCGCCTGCCGATGACGCCGCGTTGGTTGCGCGCGGCGAGTACCTCGCGAAGACGGCAGACTGCGCTGGATGCCATACGGCGCCAAAGGGCGGTGTTCCGTTTGCGGGCGGTTTGGGGCTGGCGTCGCCTTTCGGGACGATCGTCAGTAGCAACATCACGCCGGACAAGGAATACGGCATTGGCAGCTACAGCTACGAAGACTTTGCACGTACGTTACGCGAGGGCGTCGCGCGCGGCGGAAAGCATTTGTATCCGGCCATGCCATACCCCTCGTATTCAAAGATAACCGACGAGGACATGCGTTCGCTCTACGCCTATTTCATGCAGGGGGTAGAGCCTGCTCACACGCAGCCGCCTGCCACCAGACTGCCATTTCCGTTCAATCAGCGCTGGGTACTGGTGTTCTGGAATCTTGCCTTCGCGCCGAACGGTGTGTACGAGCCGCGCAATGGCCGCGATGCGCAGTGGAATCGAGGCGCTTACTTGGTGCAATCAGTTGGGCACTGCGGCGCGTGCCATACACCGCGTGGGCCCGCCTACGAAGAGCGGGCCTACACTGACAGCTCTGGAGCTTATCTCACCGGTGGTGCGAACGACCATTGGTTTGCGCCGAATCTCACGGCCGATCCGGGCTCCGGACTGGGCCGCGTTTCGGCCGAGGACATTGCTTCATTTCTGAGAGGAGGTCACGGCGGAGGCTTGGTGACCTTCGGCAGCATGGTGCAAGTGGTCGAGGACAGCACGCAATACATGAGCGACGACGACCTGAACGCAATTGCGCGTTACCTGAAGAGCCTGCCGGCCCAACAGCGCTCCGGCGCCTACGAGCCCAACTCGCGAGGCGCTCAACAGGGCGTGGAAGCCATGCGCACGGGTGCCGTGCAGCGCCCGGGCGCCGGCATTTTCTTATCCTTCTGTGCCAAATGCCATCAAACCGACGGGAGCGGTAAGCCCCTGAGGTATCCAAAGCTGGCGGGTAATCCGACGGTCCTCGCATCTGACCCGACTTCACTAATGCGCCTACTGGTCGAAGGCGGCAGCAGTCCGGACACGAATGGCGGTCCGAAGCGCGAGAAAATGCCGGCGTTCGCGACCAAGTTGACTAGCGAAGAGATGGCGCAAGTGCTGACATTTGTTCGCAGCACGTGGGGCAACAATGCCGCCCCGGTGACGACGCGTCAAGTGATGTCTTTACGCGAGGAGATTCATAAATGA
- a CDS encoding cytochrome c oxidase subunit 3: MQEVQLADASDVFDTNRALPIGSAGKRSSGWWGVWTMIATEAALFGYLIFSYLYLSSQTAQHWPPEGLPKLGLGGANTLVLLSSSVFVWFCERCVRRKRLRLGVASMAVGIVLGIAFVGIQLKEWHNHPYGPTTNLYGSLYFTITGFHLLHVLVGIVILLLLLTWTALGYFDDKRCAALAIGGLYWHFVDIVWLFIFTMLYLSPYVL; the protein is encoded by the coding sequence ATGCAGGAGGTGCAATTGGCTGATGCATCCGACGTATTCGACACGAACCGTGCGCTGCCGATTGGCAGCGCAGGCAAGCGCTCCAGCGGCTGGTGGGGAGTGTGGACGATGATCGCTACTGAGGCCGCGCTGTTTGGCTATCTGATCTTCTCCTATCTGTACCTTTCCTCGCAAACTGCGCAACACTGGCCGCCAGAAGGGTTGCCCAAGCTTGGGCTCGGTGGCGCAAACACACTGGTTTTGCTGTCCAGCAGCGTGTTTGTGTGGTTCTGCGAGCGATGCGTTCGGCGCAAACGGCTGCGCCTAGGGGTGGCCTCGATGGCGGTCGGCATCGTGCTGGGGATTGCCTTTGTCGGCATCCAGCTCAAAGAGTGGCACAACCATCCCTACGGGCCGACGACAAATTTATATGGCTCGCTGTATTTCACTATCACTGGGTTTCACCTGCTACATGTGCTCGTGGGGATCGTTATTCTATTGCTGTTGCTAACTTGGACCGCTCTCGGATATTTCGACGACAAGCGATGCGCTGCCCTCGCGATCGGAGGTCTGTATTGGCACTTCGTGGATATCGTGTGGTTGTTCATCTTTACGATGCTCTACCTGTCGCCCTACGTGCTTTAG
- the ctaD gene encoding cytochrome c oxidase subunit I, giving the protein MNAPVKPDREANSPSTAALSRVPEIGRVAHGSPTQLRLQEIWEAKPGWRGWLSTVDHKTIGLRYIITAFVFLLMGGIEALIMRLQLARPNATLLSPEQYNQLFTMHGVTMIFLYALPVLSGFSNYLWPLVLGARDMAFPRLNALSYWVFLFAGIFLYSSFPFGQAPNAGWFNYVPLSGLEYNTGPNIDIYALGMVLLGISTTVGSVNFVATLVRMRAPGMSLNRMPVLVWGTLTASGGNLLAVPSVSLAFLMLWLDRQFGTHFFDVLNGGRPLLWQHMFWMFAHPWVYAVVLPAMGIVSDALPVFCRRPLVGYTPVALATVGTMVVGFIVWIHHMFATGIPALALAFFGSASMVISIPSAVATFAWIATIYTGRPVFKVPFFYFAGFVLLFVIGGVSGVMTAAVPLDWQLTDTYFVVAHLHYVLLGINVFPVIGGIYYWFPKFTGRMMSERIGKIGFVVMFIGFNVAFFPMHIAGLLGMPRRIYTYPADMGWNTVNLITSLGSFLFALGVLIFLIDLVWSYKRGPVAGDNPWDAPTLEWSISSPPPPYNFATIPFVGSRHPLWEDRLPKERGERIGSVLDEGYILDHGREALGTTALDGEPDIILKMPGDSYAPFLLGVFSSLVFAGMVLHAWWFTAAMLAASAASLIAWLWPERALIQREPNPVHDAGGAIG; this is encoded by the coding sequence ATGAACGCACCCGTTAAGCCCGATCGCGAGGCGAACTCGCCAAGCACAGCGGCACTTTCACGCGTGCCCGAGATTGGCCGGGTAGCCCACGGCAGCCCGACGCAACTGCGGCTCCAGGAGATATGGGAAGCCAAACCCGGCTGGCGGGGCTGGCTTTCGACGGTGGACCACAAGACCATCGGCCTTCGCTACATCATTACGGCGTTTGTCTTTTTGTTGATGGGCGGCATAGAAGCGCTAATCATGCGCCTGCAGCTTGCCCGTCCGAACGCCACGTTGCTGTCGCCCGAGCAATACAACCAGCTCTTCACAATGCACGGCGTGACGATGATTTTCCTCTACGCGTTACCCGTACTTTCGGGATTTTCCAATTATTTATGGCCGCTCGTGCTGGGTGCGCGCGACATGGCGTTTCCGCGCCTCAATGCGCTGTCGTACTGGGTGTTTCTGTTCGCCGGGATTTTTCTGTATTCAAGTTTCCCTTTTGGGCAAGCGCCGAACGCTGGCTGGTTCAACTACGTGCCTCTCTCGGGTCTTGAATACAACACTGGCCCGAATATCGACATTTACGCACTCGGGATGGTTTTGCTGGGCATATCGACCACGGTGGGCTCGGTCAACTTTGTCGCTACGCTCGTGCGAATGCGTGCGCCCGGCATGTCGCTCAACCGGATGCCCGTGCTGGTGTGGGGCACGCTTACGGCGTCCGGCGGCAACTTGCTGGCCGTCCCATCGGTTAGCCTCGCCTTCTTGATGTTGTGGCTCGACCGCCAGTTCGGCACGCATTTCTTCGATGTCTTGAATGGTGGCCGGCCGCTCCTTTGGCAGCACATGTTCTGGATGTTCGCGCACCCGTGGGTTTATGCAGTTGTGTTGCCGGCGATGGGCATCGTCTCCGACGCGTTGCCCGTCTTCTGTCGGCGGCCCCTTGTTGGCTATACCCCGGTTGCGCTGGCGACAGTCGGTACCATGGTCGTGGGCTTTATCGTATGGATCCATCACATGTTTGCCACCGGTATTCCAGCGCTTGCGCTGGCGTTTTTCGGCTCGGCCAGCATGGTGATCTCGATCCCAAGCGCGGTCGCCACCTTCGCGTGGATTGCAACGATCTATACGGGCAGGCCGGTGTTCAAAGTGCCGTTCTTCTACTTCGCTGGTTTTGTGCTGCTGTTCGTGATCGGCGGGGTGTCAGGCGTTATGACTGCGGCCGTGCCGCTCGACTGGCAACTCACCGATACGTACTTCGTGGTTGCACATTTGCACTACGTCCTGCTGGGGATCAATGTTTTCCCAGTCATCGGGGGCATCTACTATTGGTTTCCCAAGTTCACCGGTCGCATGATGAGCGAGCGAATTGGCAAGATCGGCTTTGTCGTTATGTTTATCGGATTCAACGTAGCCTTCTTCCCGATGCATATCGCAGGGCTGCTCGGCATGCCGCGGCGCATTTATACCTATCCCGCCGATATGGGTTGGAACACCGTCAATCTCATCACTTCGCTGGGTTCTTTCCTGTTTGCGCTCGGTGTGCTGATCTTTTTAATCGACCTGGTGTGGAGCTACAAGCGAGGGCCAGTCGCTGGCGACAATCCATGGGACGCGCCCACGCTGGAGTGGTCGATTTCGTCGCCGCCGCCGCCTTATAACTTCGCGACGATCCCGTTTGTCGGGAGCCGTCACCCGCTATGGGAGGACCGGCTTCCCAAGGAACGAGGGGAGCGCATTGGGTCCGTCCTGGACGAGGGCTACATTCTTGACCATGGACGCGAGGCACTCGGCACGACGGCCCTCGACGGCGAGCCCGACATCATTCTTAAAATGCCCGGCGACTCGTATGCACCGTTTTTACTAGGTGTGTTTTCTTCCCTTGTGTTTGCAGGCATGGTCTTGCACGCATGGTGGTTCACCGCGGCCATGCTCGCTGCGAGCGCAGCCTCGCTAATCGCCTGGCTATGGCCCGAGCGGGCGCTCATCCAACGCGAGCCGAACCCGGTACACGATGCAGGAGGTGCAATTGGCTGA
- the coxB gene encoding cytochrome c oxidase subunit II encodes MSDPVRQGLHARLKHWGLSILGTSSAALAVTAAPAAESTAPLNYFLHAAGPASAPTLLLGWVFTAICVGVCLIIAVLLAIAILRPRPPVLPDNVGALAATQGGINWIYIGVGVSTVVLIAMLVYALITLERVAAPNDPPTLTITVTAYDWWWKVAYDDAPDSSQRFVTANEIHIPVGEPVRVKLDSADVIHAFWVPTLAGKTQTIPGQTNEQWIQADHPGVYRGQCSQFCGAQHAHMAFEVIAQNRADFAAWSAQQAKPHASTSSPTSMASSSVAAGQKLFEERCAGCHTVRGSLAVGAQAPDLTHLDSRRLIAAGMLPNTAANQLDWITHAQQIKPESMMPSMILSRDEATDLSAFLATLQ; translated from the coding sequence ATGAGTGATCCAGTTCGCCAGGGACTTCACGCGCGCTTGAAGCATTGGGGCCTTTCGATTCTCGGTACGTCTTCGGCGGCGCTCGCCGTCACGGCAGCGCCGGCAGCCGAAAGCACCGCGCCGCTCAACTACTTCCTTCACGCGGCGGGACCGGCGTCCGCACCGACACTTCTCCTCGGCTGGGTATTTACTGCCATTTGTGTCGGCGTTTGTCTAATCATCGCGGTGCTGCTGGCCATCGCGATTCTAAGGCCACGTCCACCAGTGCTTCCCGACAACGTGGGTGCGTTGGCGGCCACACAAGGCGGTATCAACTGGATTTATATCGGCGTTGGCGTGTCCACGGTGGTCCTGATTGCAATGCTGGTCTATGCGTTGATCACGCTCGAACGGGTGGCCGCGCCGAACGATCCGCCCACGTTGACTATCACGGTTACCGCGTATGACTGGTGGTGGAAGGTGGCCTACGACGACGCGCCCGATTCATCGCAGCGCTTTGTCACCGCTAACGAGATCCACATCCCGGTGGGCGAGCCGGTACGCGTCAAGCTCGATAGCGCGGATGTCATCCATGCGTTTTGGGTGCCCACGCTCGCCGGCAAGACACAGACGATCCCGGGTCAAACGAACGAGCAGTGGATTCAGGCCGACCATCCCGGCGTTTATCGCGGCCAATGTTCGCAGTTCTGCGGCGCTCAACACGCACACATGGCGTTCGAGGTGATCGCCCAGAATCGGGCTGATTTTGCGGCCTGGAGTGCGCAGCAAGCGAAGCCGCACGCATCGACATCCTCACCGACATCGATGGCAAGCTCATCCGTCGCCGCGGGTCAAAAGCTTTTCGAGGAGCGCTGTGCTGGCTGCCACACGGTCCGCGGATCGCTAGCCGTTGGTGCGCAGGCGCCCGATCTGACGCATCTCGATTCGCGACGACTGATTGCTGCCGGGATGCTTCCCAATACCGCTGCAAATCAACTCGATTGGATTACTCATGCGCAGCAGATCAAACCCGAATCCATGATGCCGAGCATGATCCTGAGCCGCGACGAAGCAACTGATCTTTCCGCCTTTCTTGCCACCCTGCAATAA